A genomic region of Populus nigra chromosome 11, ddPopNigr1.1, whole genome shotgun sequence contains the following coding sequences:
- the LOC133668582 gene encoding uncharacterized protein LOC133668582 isoform X3 produces MKSPNVRVALEAWNFCNEVGFEAPSMGSPRLADCADLYCPVTSDSLGAKLLDNRSRCEVHHKVKNSDNSLSAGDKFPISDFESSEDPDLFAVQKELYLATLCAVDEPPKPWQFWMVMLKNGNFDKNTTLCPENGKRVSKIITGRNFPCFGKGCMNQPLVYHNYSQLVFSGQQMVSLSGGYFGTYDLDADLSKGVGNNSFFSVFWQKNLSTGSWIFTHKLTTSAKYPWLMLYLRSDATEGFNGGYHYNGSGIMRKLPDSPNFKVKLTLNITRGGGGNSQFYLIDIGSCWKNNGDPCDGDVLTDVTRYSEMIINPATSSWCRPDNQVSCPPYHVSLTGEKIYRNETSRFPYSAYHLYCSPGNAKYLEKPYDICDPYSNPQAQELVQILPHREWSVHGYPEKQGDGWIGDPRTWELDTGALSSRLYFYQDPGTKPARRVWSSINVGTEIYVSRAGETAEWTVSDFDVLVPEDIANDGHSSY; encoded by the exons ATGAAGAGTCCGAATGTGAGAGTGGCATTGGAAGCTTGGAACTTCTGCAATGAAGTTGGTTTTGAAGCTCCTAGTATGGGCAGCCCAAGGTTGGCTGATTGTGCTGATTTGTACTGTCCAGTCACCTCTG ATTCTTTAGGTGCCAAACTTTTGGATAATAGGAGCAGGTGTGAAGTACATCATAAAGTGAAGAATTCTGACAACAGCTTAAGTGCTGGTGATAAGTTTCCTATATCAGATTTTGAATCCTCTGAAGACCCTGACTTGTTTGCAGTGCAAAAGGAACTATATCTTGCTACTTTATGTGCAGTTGATGAACCCCCAAAACCATGGCAATTTTGGATGGTTATGCTCAAGAATGGAAACTTTGATAAAAACACGACTCTTTGTCCTGAAAATGGAAAGAGAGTCAGTAAAATAATAACAGGCAGAAACTTTCCATGTTTCGGTAAAGGATGTATGAATCAACCACTTGTGTACCATAACTACTCGCAGTTAGTTTTTTCTGGGCAACAAATGGTGTCTTTGAGTGGAGGATATTTCGGGACATATGACCTTGATGCTGACCTGAGCAAAGGTGTAGGAAACAACTCCTTCTTTTCAGTCTTTTGGCAGAAGAATTTGAGCACAGGGAGTTGGATTTTCACCCACAAACTGACAACATCTGCGAAGTATCCCTGGCTTATGTTGTATCTACGTTCAGATGCTACCGAGGGATTTAATGGTGGCTATCACTATAACGGCAGTGGTATCATGCGAAAG TTGCCAGATTCTCCAAACTTTAAAGTAAAGTTGACACTTAACATTACACGGGGAGGAGGGGGGAACAGTCAATTTTACCTAATTGATATAGGTAGCTGTTGGAAGAATAATGGAGATCCATGTGATGGTGATGTTCTGACAGATGTGACTAGATACAGTGAGATGATAATTAACCCAGCGACATCAAGCTGGTGCCGCCCAGATAACCAAGTTTCTTGCCCACCTTATCATGTTAGTCTGACTggtgaaaaaatatataggaatGAGACATCTCGATTTCCATATTCTGCTTACCATCTGTACTGCAGCCCAGGAAATGCCAAATATCTGGAGAAGCCATATGATATCTGCGACCCATATAGCAATCCACAAGCACAAGAATTGGTGCAAATTCTTCCACATCGTGAATGGTCTGTGCATGGCTATCCAGAGAAGCAAGGAGATGGATGGATTGGGGACCCTAGGACTTGGGAGCTAGATACGGGGGCCCTTTCTAGTCGTCTATACTTCTACCAG GATCCAGGAACAAAACCAGCACGGCGGGTATGGTCTTCAATTAATGTTGGGACTGAGATATACGTTAGCCGGGCAGGGGAAACTGCTGAGTGGACTGTGAGTGATTTCGATGTGCTGGTTCCAGAAGATATTGCGAATGATGGTCATAGCTCTTACTGA
- the LOC133668582 gene encoding uncharacterized protein LOC133668582 isoform X1 yields the protein MGCCCFLGSTLSLLVLILNLGFTLTNGSSSFSFLSSSSTAAAAAAAKKYVSAIGDPGMKSPNVRVALEAWNFCNEVGFEAPSMGSPRLADCADLYCPVTSDSLGAKLLDNRSRCEVHHKVKNSDNSLSAGDKFPISDFESSEDPDLFAVQKELYLATLCAVDEPPKPWQFWMVMLKNGNFDKNTTLCPENGKRVSKIITGRNFPCFGKGCMNQPLVYHNYSQLVFSGQQMVSLSGGYFGTYDLDADLSKGVGNNSFFSVFWQKNLSTGSWIFTHKLTTSAKYPWLMLYLRSDATEGFNGGYHYNGSGIMRKLPDSPNFKVKLTLNITRGGGGNSQFYLIDIGSCWKNNGDPCDGDVLTDVTRYSEMIINPATSSWCRPDNQVSCPPYHVSLTGEKIYRNETSRFPYSAYHLYCSPGNAKYLEKPYDICDPYSNPQAQELVQILPHREWSVHGYPEKQGDGWIGDPRTWELDTGALSSRLYFYQDPGTKPARRVWSSINVGTEIYVSRAGETAEWTVSDFDVLVPEDIANDGHSSY from the exons cagcaaagaAGTATGTATCGGCAATAGGTGACCCTGGAATGAAGAGTCCGAATGTGAGAGTGGCATTGGAAGCTTGGAACTTCTGCAATGAAGTTGGTTTTGAAGCTCCTAGTATGGGCAGCCCAAGGTTGGCTGATTGTGCTGATTTGTACTGTCCAGTCACCTCTG ATTCTTTAGGTGCCAAACTTTTGGATAATAGGAGCAGGTGTGAAGTACATCATAAAGTGAAGAATTCTGACAACAGCTTAAGTGCTGGTGATAAGTTTCCTATATCAGATTTTGAATCCTCTGAAGACCCTGACTTGTTTGCAGTGCAAAAGGAACTATATCTTGCTACTTTATGTGCAGTTGATGAACCCCCAAAACCATGGCAATTTTGGATGGTTATGCTCAAGAATGGAAACTTTGATAAAAACACGACTCTTTGTCCTGAAAATGGAAAGAGAGTCAGTAAAATAATAACAGGCAGAAACTTTCCATGTTTCGGTAAAGGATGTATGAATCAACCACTTGTGTACCATAACTACTCGCAGTTAGTTTTTTCTGGGCAACAAATGGTGTCTTTGAGTGGAGGATATTTCGGGACATATGACCTTGATGCTGACCTGAGCAAAGGTGTAGGAAACAACTCCTTCTTTTCAGTCTTTTGGCAGAAGAATTTGAGCACAGGGAGTTGGATTTTCACCCACAAACTGACAACATCTGCGAAGTATCCCTGGCTTATGTTGTATCTACGTTCAGATGCTACCGAGGGATTTAATGGTGGCTATCACTATAACGGCAGTGGTATCATGCGAAAG TTGCCAGATTCTCCAAACTTTAAAGTAAAGTTGACACTTAACATTACACGGGGAGGAGGGGGGAACAGTCAATTTTACCTAATTGATATAGGTAGCTGTTGGAAGAATAATGGAGATCCATGTGATGGTGATGTTCTGACAGATGTGACTAGATACAGTGAGATGATAATTAACCCAGCGACATCAAGCTGGTGCCGCCCAGATAACCAAGTTTCTTGCCCACCTTATCATGTTAGTCTGACTggtgaaaaaatatataggaatGAGACATCTCGATTTCCATATTCTGCTTACCATCTGTACTGCAGCCCAGGAAATGCCAAATATCTGGAGAAGCCATATGATATCTGCGACCCATATAGCAATCCACAAGCACAAGAATTGGTGCAAATTCTTCCACATCGTGAATGGTCTGTGCATGGCTATCCAGAGAAGCAAGGAGATGGATGGATTGGGGACCCTAGGACTTGGGAGCTAGATACGGGGGCCCTTTCTAGTCGTCTATACTTCTACCAG GATCCAGGAACAAAACCAGCACGGCGGGTATGGTCTTCAATTAATGTTGGGACTGAGATATACGTTAGCCGGGCAGGGGAAACTGCTGAGTGGACTGTGAGTGATTTCGATGTGCTGGTTCCAGAAGATATTGCGAATGATGGTCATAGCTCTTACTGA
- the LOC133668582 gene encoding uncharacterized protein LOC133668582 isoform X2 — MGCCCFLGSTLSLLVLILNLGFTLTNGSSSFSFLSSSSTAAAAAAAKKYVSAIGDPGMKSPNVRVALEAWNFCNEVGFEAPSMGSPRLADCADLYCPVTSGAKLLDNRSRCEVHHKVKNSDNSLSAGDKFPISDFESSEDPDLFAVQKELYLATLCAVDEPPKPWQFWMVMLKNGNFDKNTTLCPENGKRVSKIITGRNFPCFGKGCMNQPLVYHNYSQLVFSGQQMVSLSGGYFGTYDLDADLSKGVGNNSFFSVFWQKNLSTGSWIFTHKLTTSAKYPWLMLYLRSDATEGFNGGYHYNGSGIMRKLPDSPNFKVKLTLNITRGGGGNSQFYLIDIGSCWKNNGDPCDGDVLTDVTRYSEMIINPATSSWCRPDNQVSCPPYHVSLTGEKIYRNETSRFPYSAYHLYCSPGNAKYLEKPYDICDPYSNPQAQELVQILPHREWSVHGYPEKQGDGWIGDPRTWELDTGALSSRLYFYQDPGTKPARRVWSSINVGTEIYVSRAGETAEWTVSDFDVLVPEDIANDGHSSY, encoded by the exons cagcaaagaAGTATGTATCGGCAATAGGTGACCCTGGAATGAAGAGTCCGAATGTGAGAGTGGCATTGGAAGCTTGGAACTTCTGCAATGAAGTTGGTTTTGAAGCTCCTAGTATGGGCAGCCCAAGGTTGGCTGATTGTGCTGATTTGTACTGTCCAGTCACCTCTG GTGCCAAACTTTTGGATAATAGGAGCAGGTGTGAAGTACATCATAAAGTGAAGAATTCTGACAACAGCTTAAGTGCTGGTGATAAGTTTCCTATATCAGATTTTGAATCCTCTGAAGACCCTGACTTGTTTGCAGTGCAAAAGGAACTATATCTTGCTACTTTATGTGCAGTTGATGAACCCCCAAAACCATGGCAATTTTGGATGGTTATGCTCAAGAATGGAAACTTTGATAAAAACACGACTCTTTGTCCTGAAAATGGAAAGAGAGTCAGTAAAATAATAACAGGCAGAAACTTTCCATGTTTCGGTAAAGGATGTATGAATCAACCACTTGTGTACCATAACTACTCGCAGTTAGTTTTTTCTGGGCAACAAATGGTGTCTTTGAGTGGAGGATATTTCGGGACATATGACCTTGATGCTGACCTGAGCAAAGGTGTAGGAAACAACTCCTTCTTTTCAGTCTTTTGGCAGAAGAATTTGAGCACAGGGAGTTGGATTTTCACCCACAAACTGACAACATCTGCGAAGTATCCCTGGCTTATGTTGTATCTACGTTCAGATGCTACCGAGGGATTTAATGGTGGCTATCACTATAACGGCAGTGGTATCATGCGAAAG TTGCCAGATTCTCCAAACTTTAAAGTAAAGTTGACACTTAACATTACACGGGGAGGAGGGGGGAACAGTCAATTTTACCTAATTGATATAGGTAGCTGTTGGAAGAATAATGGAGATCCATGTGATGGTGATGTTCTGACAGATGTGACTAGATACAGTGAGATGATAATTAACCCAGCGACATCAAGCTGGTGCCGCCCAGATAACCAAGTTTCTTGCCCACCTTATCATGTTAGTCTGACTggtgaaaaaatatataggaatGAGACATCTCGATTTCCATATTCTGCTTACCATCTGTACTGCAGCCCAGGAAATGCCAAATATCTGGAGAAGCCATATGATATCTGCGACCCATATAGCAATCCACAAGCACAAGAATTGGTGCAAATTCTTCCACATCGTGAATGGTCTGTGCATGGCTATCCAGAGAAGCAAGGAGATGGATGGATTGGGGACCCTAGGACTTGGGAGCTAGATACGGGGGCCCTTTCTAGTCGTCTATACTTCTACCAG GATCCAGGAACAAAACCAGCACGGCGGGTATGGTCTTCAATTAATGTTGGGACTGAGATATACGTTAGCCGGGCAGGGGAAACTGCTGAGTGGACTGTGAGTGATTTCGATGTGCTGGTTCCAGAAGATATTGCGAATGATGGTCATAGCTCTTACTGA